The following are encoded together in the Tetrapisispora phaffii CBS 4417 chromosome 5, complete genome genome:
- the PFD1 gene encoding prefolding complex chaperone subunit (similar to Saccharomyces cerevisiae PFD1 (YJL179W); ancestral locus Anc_1.159), which produces MSDMKLVQEMTTSLRNNKAQLDMVNQQISHLDRQGQIAQLTADELGSYPNNEVWRSCGKAFILQSKDKYVTDLKHDENVINEQKKR; this is translated from the coding sequence ATGTCGGATATGAAATTAGTACAAGAGATGACTACCAGTCTAAGAAACAATAAAGCTCAATTGGATATGGTTAATCAACAGATATCACATCTTGATAGACAAGGCCAGATAGCACAATTAACAGCTGATGAGTTAGGTTCTTATCCAAATAATGAAGTTTGGAGATCATGCGGAAAAGCATTTATCCTACAGAGCAAAGATAAATATGTCACCGATTTGAAACatgatgaaaatgttattaatgaacaaaaaaaacGTTAg
- the MNN11 gene encoding alpha-1,6-mannosyltransferase (similar to Saccharomyces cerevisiae MNN11 (YJL183W); ancestral locus Anc_1.156) codes for MKPKSNLKYTGKEGSSWQGEITNLLSSETITTYSGGFNKKLSVRIASLITGSLFLFYILSSMFSGNGSGDSLELRKEKLPEKHGFYYHEIEASSPLIFPNVDHTKVLKDIGVRGLYILRMGPNDNNHYYIKVDDKPVPEEVIKKTTDQAFLAKRSFLDHGKLVYHKGNSPDVIIVTLIDFDKYDEATLVKIVQNRVDYGQKHNYGVYIRWIQEFVPVLEKQDLKSQYDNIKPIMMRAAMHAFPNAKQYMYLDDEALFMDMNLSLQKHILDPSVIEMSLLKGVPVTAGSNINTYQNFHASNAKVIVPQGPDGKLDLSAFIVSNTFSGKVFLEYLCEPLVRNYSFESFEHAVAHILQWHAYLLSKTAVVVPKLFASIYDPENKALNDVYHYTEGDLLISFKGCEARGTCAQEISLFADKAKK; via the coding sequence ATGAAGCCAAAGTCAAATCTAAAATACACCGGCAAAGAAGGTAGCAGTTGGCAAGGGGAGATTACCAATCTGTTGAGCAGCGAAACAATTACAACATACAGTGGAGGTTTTAACAAGAAACTGAGTGTTAGAATCGCTTCATTGATTACAGGATCTCTTTTCCTATTTTACATATTGAGTAGCATGTTTAGTGGAAATGGTTCTGGGGACTCGTTAGAATTAAGGAAGGAGAAACTTCCTGAAAAGCATGGGTTCTATTATCATGAAATTGAAGCATCAAgtcctttaatttttccaaATGTCGATCACACTAAAgtattaaaagatattgGTGTAAGAGGTCTATACATTTTGAGAATGGGACCTAATGACAACAATCATTACTACATTAAAGTAGATGACAAACCTGTACCGGAAGAGGTTATTAAAAAGACAACAGACCAAGCATTCTTAGCTAAGAGATCCTTTTTAGATCACGGTAAATTAGTATATCACAAGGGAAATAGTCCTGATGTTATTATCGTCactttaattgattttgacAAATACGATGAAGCTACGTTAGTTAAAATTGTTCAAAACAGGGTAGATTACGGTCAAAAGCATAATTACGGTGTATATATTCGTTGGATTCAAGAATTTGTCCCTGTACTAGAGAAGCAAGACCTAAAGTCACAGTATGATAACATTAAACCAATCATGATGAGAGCTGCTATGCACGCTTTCCCAAATGCTAAACAATACATGTACCTTGACGATGAAGCATTATTCATGGACATGAATCTGTCTTTACAGAAACATATTTTAGATCCATCTGTTATAGAAATGTCTTTATTAAAGGGAGTTCCAGTCACTGCTGGTAGTAATATCAACACCTATCAAAACTTCCATGCATCGAACGCAAAGGTAATTGTTCCACAAGGTCCAGATGGTAAACTAGATCTATCTGCATTTATTGTTTCGAATACCTTCTCTGGCAAAGTATTCCTTGAATATCTATGTGAACCATTAGTAAGAAACTATtcatttgaatcatttGAACATGCTGTTGCTCATATATTACAATGGCACGCATACTTATTGAGCAAAACTGCCGTCGTCGTTCCAAAATTATTCGCAAGTATATACGATCCAGAAAATAAGGCTTTAAACGACGTTTACCACTATACAGAAGGTGATTTATTAATCTCATTCAAAGGCTGTGAAGCAAGAGGCACTTGTGCCCAAGAAATCAGTTTATTTGCTGATAAAGCTAAAAAGTAA